The region AGGGGGTCGGGGATGCTGCGTCTGAGGGTGGGAAGGATCTCGGTGAGAGTCATACCTGCAGTCCTACGCGGCCGCCGACTGGCACGGTATAGCTCCTCACAGAACTCATGCGCGCCTACCGGCCGGTCTTAACGGCCCTGGAAAAACCTGCCCGTGGCCCTCGTCGGACGCATGCACTCAGGCTTGACGGGGTCTCGCGTGAGGGGAATGTCAGAGTCGCGCGGTTCCTCGTATGGGTTCCGTTAGGACGCCTGTATCACGGTGGTCGGCGGGTGTTTGATCGGGAGTTGCACCCGCATCTCGGGTTGCGCGGCTAGTAGTCCTGCTGTCGCTCTTGTCCGAATGGAGCTTGTCTTGCTTGACATCGTCTACGTGCTGGGCGTGATCGCCCTGTTCGTTGCTGTCGGCCTCGTGGGGAAGGCGGTGGAGAAGCTGTGATCGTATTCGAGCTCCTCGCTGCCGGTCTCGCCATCGCCGCAGTCGTCTATCTTGTGTTCGCCCTCGTGAAGCCGGAGCGTTTCTGATGGAGTGGGGACTTCTCATCGCGGGCGTCGCCACGCTCGCCCTCGCCCTCGGTCTGCTGTATCGCCCCGTCGGGGATTACATGGCCTGGACCTTCACGACACGAAAGGACTGGGGTGTCGAGCGCGGCATCTACAAGGTCATCGGTGTCGATCCGAATCAGGAGCAGTCTTGGCAGGCGTATCTGCGATCGGTGCTGTACTTCTCGATCGTCGGCGTGCTTCTGCTTTTCCTACTGCAACGCACCCAGCAGTGGTTGCCGTACTCCCTCGGTAACGAGAACGTCGAATCGGGGGTCGCGTTTAACACGGCGATCTCGTTTGTGACGAACACGAACTGGCAGGCGTATTCGGGTGAGGCGCTGTCCTACACTGTCCAGTTCGCTGGTCTCGCCGTGCAGAACTTCGTGTCGGCGGCGACCGGCATCGCTGTCGCGATCGCCCTCGTGCGTGGTTTCGCGTACCGGAGGTCGGGGACGATCGGCAACTTCTGGGTCGACCTCGTTCGCGGCACGTTCCGCATCCTGCTGCCGATGTCGATCGTTGCAGCGATCGTTCTGATCGCCGGCGGTGTCGTGCAGAACTTCAACGGATACGTTGATGTGACCACAATCACCGGGGGCACGCAGACGATCCCGGGTGGCCCGGTCGCTTCCCAGGAAGCGATCAAGGAACTGGGCACGAACGGCGGTGGCTTCTACAACGCCAACGCTTCGCACCCGTTCGAGAACCCGACCGGCTGGACCAGCCTGTTCCAGTGCTTCCTGATCCTGCTGATCCCGTTCTCTCTTCCCCGTGCGTTCGGGAAGATCGTGGGCGACAACCGTCAGGGATACGCGATCCTCGCCGTCATGGGCACCCTTTACCTTGCCTCGACGTTCACGCTTGCCGCGTTCGAGTTCGCCGGCCGCGGCACCGCGCCCGAACTCGCCGGCGCGGCGATGGAAGGCAAGGAAACCCGCTTCGGCCTGGTGCAGTCCGTCATCTACGCCTCGACGACCACGCTGACTTCGACTGGGTCGGTGAACTCGATGCACGACTCCTACACTGCTCTTGGCGGAATGATGCCGATGCTGAACATGCTGCTGGGCGAGATCGCACCGGGTGGTGTGGGCGCAGGCCTGTACGGAATGCTGATCATCGCGGTGATTGCCGTGTTCGTCGCGGGGCTTCTCGTGGGCCGCACGCCGGAGTACCTGGGCAAGAAGATCGGCCCTCGTGAGATGAAGCTCGCGAGCATGTACATCCTCGTGATGCCGATCCTCGTTCTCGGCGGTGTGGCGCTCAGCTTCGCGATCCCCGCATTGCGGGGCAGCATCGTCGATGAGTCGCTTGCGAATACCGGATCGCACGGTCTGTCTGAGGTGATCTACGCGTTTGCCTCCGCGTCGAACAACAACGGGTCTGCGTTCGCGGGTTTGACGGCCAGCACTCCGTGGCTGACCGCCGCACTCGGCGTCGCGATGCTGCTGGGCCGGTTCCTGCCGATCGCTCTCGTCCTGGCGCTGGCCGGGTCGCTGGCCGCGCAGGACAAGGTCCCCGCCACGGCTGGCACGCTGCCGACACACCGCCCACTGTTCGTCGGCCTCACGGTCGGTACCGCGGTCCTGGTGACCGCACTCGTTTTCTTCCCCGTTCTCACGCTGGGTCCCCTGGCGGAAGGGCTGCTGTAAACCATGTCCACCATCACTCACACCCCGTCATCCCCAGAAACAGCGAAGCAGCCCGCAACGGCTGCTCCGCGAAAGACGCTCACCTGGGCGCACGTGCGCGCAGCGCTCCCCGGAGCACTGCGTAAGCTCAACCCTCGCGATCAGTGGCGCAACCCCGTCATGTTCATCGTTTGGGTCGGCGCCGCCCTCACGACACTGCTGGCGATCACCGAACCGTTCCTCGGCGGTCCCGCCGCCTCCGGCGGCACCAGCGTCCCGTGGTCGTTCACCTGGATCATCGCCGTCTGGCTGTGGCTGACCGTCGTGTTCGCGAACCTCGCCGAGTCGATCGCGGAAGGCCGTGGCAAAGCGCAGGCAGACACGCTGCGCAAAACCCGCACCAGCACCACGGCGCATCGTCTCGTCAGCTACCACCCGACTACGGATGCGCCGGCGGAGGAAGCCCTCATCAAAGATGTGTCATCGGCCGATCTACGTCTCGGAGACATCGTTGTTGTCTCGGCCGGAGAGCTGATCCCCGGTGACGGCGACATCGTCTGGGGCATCGCAAGCGTGGACGAATCCGCCATCACCGGCGAGTCCGCACCCGTAGTCCGTGAGTCCGGGGGTGACCGCTCCGCAGTCACCGGCGGCACCCGTGTGCTGTCGGACCGGATCGTAGTCAGCATCACCTCCAAGCCGGGCGAGACGTTCGTGGACCGGATGATCGCGCTCGTTGAAGGTGCCGCCCGCCAGCGCACTCCCAACGAGATCGCACTGAACATCCTGCTCGCGTCACTGTCGATCGTGTTCGTCGTCGTCGCGCTCACCCTCAACCCGATCGCGTCCTACCCGGCGAGCCCGGCGAGCATCACCGTCTTGGTCGCGCTGCTGGTCTGCCTCATCCCGACAACGATCGGCGCGTTGCTCTCGGCCATCGGCATCGCAGGGATGGATCGGCTGGTGCAGCGCAATGTGCTCGCGATGTCCGGACGTGCGGTCGAAGCAGCCGGTGACGTGACGACCCTGCTGCTGGACAAGACCGGCACCATCACCTACGGAAACCGCCGCGCCAGCGCCTTCGTCCGCTTCAACGGGGTCCGTGAACAGGAACTCATCGAAGCCGCCGCCCTATCCTCACTCGCCGACCCGACCCCTGAAGGCAAGTCCATCGTCGACCTCGCTCACTCCGAGGGCATCGACGTGACGACCGACCCTCGTGGTGAGATCGTGCCGTTCACCGCGCAGACCCGCATGTCGGGACTCGACTTGTCCGACGGCACGCAGATCCGCAAGGGCGCCGGGAGCGCGATCGTCGGCTGGCTCGAGGAGGACGGAGCGCGGCTGCCCAGCAGCGAACTGGCCGAACTCGACGAGCACGTCGAGCACATCTCCCAGTCCGGCGGAACCCCCCTGGTCGTCGCCGTGAAGTCCGCAAACGGGACGCGCCGGGTCCTCGGCGTCGTCCATCTCAAGGACATCGTGAAGGAAGGACTGACCGAGAGGTTCGCGGAGCTGCGCGCAATGGGCATCCGCACCGTGATGGTGACCGGTGACAATCCGCTCACCGCCGCGGCGATCGCCAAGGAAGCCGGCGTCGACGACTTCCTCGCCGAGGCGACCCCGGAGCAGAAACTCGCCTACATCCGCAAGGAGCAGGACGGCGGCAACCTCGTCGCGATGACCGGTGACGGCACCAACGACGCCCCCGCGCTCGCGCAGGCAGACGTCGGCGTCGCGATGAACACGGGCACCTCGGCGGCGAAAGAGGCCGGCAACATGGTCGATCTCGACTCCGACCCGACCAAACTCATCGACATCGTCGCCATCGGCAAGCAACTGCTCATCACCCGGGGAGCGCTCACCACGTTCTCGATCGCCAACGACATCGCGAAATACTTCGCGATCATCCCCGCGATCTTCATGGGCGTGTTCCCGCAACTCGCGGCGCTGAACATCATGGGGCTGCACTCACCGGCATCCGCCGTGCTGTCCGCGGTGATCTTCAACGCGATCGTGATCGTCTTCCTCGTTCCTCTCGCCCTGCGCGGCGTGAAGTACAGGCCGATGAATGCATCGAAGATCCTCGGCCGCAACCTTGCCGTCTACGG is a window of Agrococcus sp. Marseille-Q4369 DNA encoding:
- the kdpA gene encoding potassium-transporting ATPase subunit KdpA, whose amino-acid sequence is MEWGLLIAGVATLALALGLLYRPVGDYMAWTFTTRKDWGVERGIYKVIGVDPNQEQSWQAYLRSVLYFSIVGVLLLFLLQRTQQWLPYSLGNENVESGVAFNTAISFVTNTNWQAYSGEALSYTVQFAGLAVQNFVSAATGIAVAIALVRGFAYRRSGTIGNFWVDLVRGTFRILLPMSIVAAIVLIAGGVVQNFNGYVDVTTITGGTQTIPGGPVASQEAIKELGTNGGGFYNANASHPFENPTGWTSLFQCFLILLIPFSLPRAFGKIVGDNRQGYAILAVMGTLYLASTFTLAAFEFAGRGTAPELAGAAMEGKETRFGLVQSVIYASTTTLTSTGSVNSMHDSYTALGGMMPMLNMLLGEIAPGGVGAGLYGMLIIAVIAVFVAGLLVGRTPEYLGKKIGPREMKLASMYILVMPILVLGGVALSFAIPALRGSIVDESLANTGSHGLSEVIYAFASASNNNGSAFAGLTASTPWLTAALGVAMLLGRFLPIALVLALAGSLAAQDKVPATAGTLPTHRPLFVGLTVGTAVLVTALVFFPVLTLGPLAEGLL
- a CDS encoding potassium-transporting ATPase subunit F encodes the protein MIVFELLAAGLAIAAVVYLVFALVKPERF
- the kdpB gene encoding potassium-transporting ATPase subunit KdpB; amino-acid sequence: MSTITHTPSSPETAKQPATAAPRKTLTWAHVRAALPGALRKLNPRDQWRNPVMFIVWVGAALTTLLAITEPFLGGPAASGGTSVPWSFTWIIAVWLWLTVVFANLAESIAEGRGKAQADTLRKTRTSTTAHRLVSYHPTTDAPAEEALIKDVSSADLRLGDIVVVSAGELIPGDGDIVWGIASVDESAITGESAPVVRESGGDRSAVTGGTRVLSDRIVVSITSKPGETFVDRMIALVEGAARQRTPNEIALNILLASLSIVFVVVALTLNPIASYPASPASITVLVALLVCLIPTTIGALLSAIGIAGMDRLVQRNVLAMSGRAVEAAGDVTTLLLDKTGTITYGNRRASAFVRFNGVREQELIEAAALSSLADPTPEGKSIVDLAHSEGIDVTTDPRGEIVPFTAQTRMSGLDLSDGTQIRKGAGSAIVGWLEEDGARLPSSELAELDEHVEHISQSGGTPLVVAVKSANGTRRVLGVVHLKDIVKEGLTERFAELRAMGIRTVMVTGDNPLTAAAIAKEAGVDDFLAEATPEQKLAYIRKEQDGGNLVAMTGDGTNDAPALAQADVGVAMNTGTSAAKEAGNMVDLDSDPTKLIDIVAIGKQLLITRGALTTFSIANDIAKYFAIIPAIFMGVFPQLAALNIMGLHSPASAVLSAVIFNAIVIVFLVPLALRGVKYRPMNASKILGRNLAVYGLGGIITPFIGIWLIDLLVRLIPGF